The genomic DNA AACCCGTTGGCACGCTTGTGCACGACGCATTGCTGCCCGGTAAACGGCTGTGGTTCTTTGCCACCGGCACGGGTTTTGCACCCTTCGCCAGCCTGCTGCGCGAACCGCAAACTTACGAAGACTACAACGAAATCATCATCACCCACACCTGCCGCGAAGTTGGTGAACTGACCTACGGCCACGATCTGATCGAAGGCCTTAAGACGGATGAATTGCTGAACGACGTCATCGGCGATGGGTTCTGGAAGAAGATCAAATACTACCCGACCACAACCCGTGAGCAGAGCCCAAAGATGGGCCGGATCACCGATCTGATGAAGTCCGGTGCGGTGTTCACCGATCTGGACGTGCCACCGCTGAACCCTGAAAGCGACCGCGCGATGATTTGCGGCAATATGGCGTTTAATCTGGAACTTAAGGCGATGCTTGGGGATTATGGACTGCTCGAAGGCGCTAATTCCAACCCACAGCACTATGTGGTCGAGAAAGCGTTCTTAGAATAAACACTAATTATTAGACAAAAAAGGGCCGCTCGCCAATAAATGGTGAGCGGCCCTCTCTATTTAGTTTGCAGCAAAGCTTACATGCCGAGGATGGTGCGCAGACGCGCGAGTGTGCCCTCAAGCAGTGCAGGATTGCGCTGAGCACCGATCAGGCCTGCACGGGACACGGCCTTGGTGGTCGCATCCAGATCGGAGTTTTCGATCATCGCGGCAACCGCGTCGAAATCGAACCCTTCGGTTGTCAGTGCCGCCCCCATGTCGCCAACACGTCCAGCAGCATCGCCCGTCAAAACAGCAATGTCGTCAACCATGTCTGTCACAGCGCCTTCAACGGACACGACAACATCGTCGACCATTTCAGTCACTGTCTCGACGCCTTCAGCGGTGGCGGCAGCTTCGTCTGCGGCAGCGGTGGCGGCAGCTTCGTCTGCGGCAGCGGTGGCGGCAGCTTCTTCTGCGGCAGCGGTGGCGGCAGCTTCTTCTGCGGCAGCGGCAGCTTCTTCTGCGGCAGCGGCAGCTTCTTCTGCGGCAGCGGTGGCGGCAGCTTCTTCTGCGGCAGCGGCAGCTTCTTCTGCGGCAGCGGTGGCGGCAGCTGCAGCGGCTTCTTCTGCGGCAGCTGCAGCGGCTTCTTCTGCGGCAGCTGCAGCGGCTTCTTCTGCGGCAGCGGTGGCTTCTTCTTCAGCGGCTTCGTCCGTAGCACCTTCAGCAGCGTCAGACACCATTTCAGTTACACCTGAAAAAACCTGCGCCGGGTTCGTGTCGTTAACGCCCCATTGGTAACCAAAAAAGCCCAGTACTGCGATGGCAATAATTGCGATCGTGCCTCTCATGTTCTTCGTCCTTCAAAAACTTGTAGCCCCAAAATGGAACTCCGGCGGACATATGCCATGCTGCGCGTGCAAAGAAAAGCGGGAAGCGGGGGCTACCTTCCCCCTTAGATAGAGCCGTCGATTTAGAATTTTTGCGCCTTGAAGTGCACCGCACTCGGGTTTACGATGACCGCCTGAAAGCAGAACAATCAAAGGAAAAGTCCAATAGCCCGCAGACCCCATAACGCACCGCCGCAGCGTGACACCGGCCCCCGCGTCAATGACCGAATTCGCGCCACTGAAATTCGCCTTATTGGCGCAGATGGCGAAAACGCCGGCGTTGTGACGCCTGAGCGCGCTATGCAGATGGCGGATGAGGCTGGCCTCGATCTGGTAGAAATTTCACCCAATGCGACGCCGCCCGTCTGTAAAATCATGGACTTCGGCAAATTCAAATACGAGACCCAAAAGCGCGAGGCCGAGGCCCGCAAAAAGCAGAAAATCATCGAGATTAAAGAGGTTAAGTTTCGACCAAACACCGATATCAATGACTACGACGTAAAAATGCGCAACGTGTATAAGTTCCTCGAAAATGGTGACAAGGTGAAGGTGACATTGCGGTTTCGTGGTCGCGAAATGGCGCACCAGAACTTGGGCCGTGAATTGCTTGAGCGCGTTGCCGCCGATACCACCGATCAGGGCAAGGTTGAGAACTTCCCGAAGATGGAAGGCCGCCAAATGGTCATGCTGATCGGACCATTGCCCCAGAAGTAACTGCGCCTGTTTGGATCAAGATTTGGAGCGTCGTTCTCAACTGAACGGCGCTCTCATCGTTTTTCCGACATGTCGTTCATGAAAAAGGCCCGCACTCCCTGTTTGGACAGCGGGTCTTTCTTGACGTCAAACTAAACTGTTAACGCAGCAGTTGCGTTATGTTGCGCACGGTGGCGCGGCGACTGGCCTGTTCAGCCGGTTGCGTCTGAACTTTCAGCAGCGATTCACCGCAGCCTTACGTCGCAAGCTTCGCCGCGGGCACGTCGAAGTATTGCGTCAGCGCCAGTGCAACGGTCTCTGCGCGGCGATCCGACCGCGCAAAATTCTAGCCCTCTGCGTCACTGCATCCATGTGACCCTCAATCAAGAACACTTCGCCCGCACGCTCAACGATCGGGTCTTTGATGGCCGTGCGAGGATCACCAGCTTGCGTGACTGATCAGGCTGGATCGCGGCAGACCCCGAGGGCAACGTGATCGCGCTAAGTTTAATCACAGGGGACAATTCGCTCACCTTACGGATGGACCGCACTTGGCGCAACGAAAACGTCCGATCTAGCGGGACAGCCATTTCAGCCACCAATGCCGCGCGCAATTGGGCCTCGGTGACAGCTGATGATGTCAGATTTGCTAGGACTGGCGCACGCGGCAAAGTTGACCCGCCGATGGCGCGTACTTCTTACGTGTCGTCGAACAATTCAATCTGGCTGCCGTCGGCCAAAACCAAGGCGCGGCACAGAACGCGACCGTCAGCGGCACGGATTGTGACAGCTTCGCTGCCATCAGAGCGGGTCACAAACGAGCGGGTAGAGCCATCATTGAACGTTTCGGTGCGCACTTGGGATCCGGGCTGGCGCAGCAGCACATCATCCATCGTCTTTCAAAACGCGCAACTGCACGTCAGTGCCTTGCAACACAACGCGGTCGCCGAAGTTTGACACAACTCCATCGCCGTTAGACAAAATCGATCTGATCGCAACCGCACCAAGACCGACCAGAAGGGCCTTTGCGAAATTGGTCAAGCCGCCGTTGTTGATACCGGAAGATGCTGCAACATCACTGATTGCTGCGGCTTCAAAATCGTTATCTGCGGTGCGAACGTCACCTTCGACAAATGTTTTGGTCATAATTCCCCCCTCAACCTCATTGTCTGACGCGGCAGCGGCTGTTGGTGTCTCTTCTACCGTTTCCTTAGACTTGAGGGCACTGCTTGAGTGACTTGTGCGGCCTGCGCGACGCGCGCCACGACCCTGGCAGCGGTCGCTTTTTCAGCCGCAACGCCCTCATTTGACGCCTACACAGCAACCTAATCGGCCTCCCCCTGAACAGTTGCGCCAAGTGCGCGAGACCGCGCATCGGCGCTCTAAATCAGCCTGCCGTCGAGGGTGCGCGGCAGTTGTGGCGACGCAGGATCGCGGATCGGGGCCGTTTCTTGCGACTATGCGGGCCCGACAGCCATGCTCGACGACAAGACAATCGACGTTGAAGTGGAATATTAATTTGGACCTTGGAAACCTCAGTTTTCTGGAACTCGGTTTATGTGGGATCGCAGAGATAACGACCAAAGAATGCCAACAGTTCCGGCACAGTTTAAGCGCTTGCGAAATTCCGCCAGCAGCTCAGCAGGTGCCCGCATATTGCCCACAAAAAGGCCCCCGCGACAATGTCGCATAGGCCCTATTTAGGTTTCAGTCGCCGACCACCAACTAACACATCAACCGACAGATTAGTTGGAGGCAGTGACCGCGCGGCCTGTCATGACCTTTACCAAATGGGCACGGTAGGCCCCCGATCCATGCAGGTCAGCAATCATTCCGTCACCGGCCAAAGACAATTCGCCCAATGCGTCAGCTGAGAAGTCAGCGCTCAGCGCAGCCTCGGCGTCACGCCAGCGGAACACGCCACTTTCAGAAGCCCCCGTCACAGCCACCCGCACACCGTCGGCGTATTTTGCGACCATGACAGCCACCAGCGCGAACCGTGATGCAGGTTGGACAAATTTTTCATAGTGGGATTTTTCGGGCACCGGAAAGCGGACTTCAGTGATGATCTCGCCCTCCTCTAAAGCGGTGGTAAACATGCCTTGAAAATAGTCATCGGCGGCAATTT from Octadecabacter antarcticus 307 includes the following:
- a CDS encoding ferredoxin--NADP reductase gives rise to the protein MTEMTTVPNFQNDISPITKAVPTLPDAQTVTQVKHYTDRLFSFRCTRPASMRFRSGEFVMIGLMGDPHPETGKVKPLLRAYSIASPNWDDELEFYSIKVQDGPLTSRLQHLEVGQQIILRPKPVGTLVHDALLPGKRLWFFATGTGFAPFASLLREPQTYEDYNEIIITHTCREVGELTYGHDLIEGLKTDELLNDVIGDGFWKKIKYYPTTTREQSPKMGRITDLMKSGAVFTDLDVPPLNPESDRAMICGNMAFNLELKAMLGDYGLLEGANSNPQHYVVEKAFLE
- the infC gene encoding translation initiation factor IF-3; translated protein: MARRPHNAPPQRDTGPRVNDRIRATEIRLIGADGENAGVVTPERAMQMADEAGLDLVEISPNATPPVCKIMDFGKFKYETQKREAEARKKQKIIEIKEVKFRPNTDINDYDVKMRNVYKFLENGDKVKVTLRFRGREMAHQNLGRELLERVAADTTDQGKVENFPKMEGRQMVMLIGPLPQK